In Edaphobacter paludis, a single window of DNA contains:
- a CDS encoding acyl-CoA carboxylase subunit beta, producing MADELKFENALATKLDLKATRFAANRSALLTLLGAVRTEEDTIRLGGGAKATEAQHSKGRLTVRERLKLLLDEGTELLELGLWAAHGMYEEYGGAPAAGVVTGLGRVSGRLCMIVANDATVKAGAFFPMTAKKVLRAQTIALENRIPTLYLVDSAGVFLPLQEDVFPDTDDFGRVFRNNAVMSSLGVPQITAIMGMCVAGGAYLPVMTDTVLMTEGSGLFLAGPSLVQAAIGQKTGAEELGGASMHSEISGTVDFKEPNDHLCIARLRSLVGKIGSPAKAPFSIVEYDAARDAPKYAAEDLYGLIDPDPAKAATNVYDMREVIARIVDRSEFDEYKADFGRTVLCGYARIGGRAVGIVANQKVHQQQTALDGSKRTEFGGVIYTESAQKAARFIMDCNQSLIPLIFLHDVNGFMVGKDAEWSGIIRAGAKMVSAVSTSVVPKITVIVGGSFGAGHYAMCGKAYDPRFLFAWPTARYAVMSGASAANTLVEVRVKQMERGGKVLTDEDRKALYDEIKATYDAQADPRYGAARLWIDAIIDPAQTRQVLMTALEAASLNPEVAKFNPGVLQT from the coding sequence ATGGCGGATGAATTGAAGTTTGAAAATGCGTTAGCCACAAAACTGGATTTGAAGGCCACTCGGTTTGCGGCGAACCGGAGTGCATTGCTTACGCTGCTCGGGGCTGTGCGAACTGAGGAAGATACGATTCGGCTCGGCGGCGGTGCTAAGGCGACCGAGGCGCAACATTCCAAGGGACGGCTTACGGTGCGCGAGCGGCTGAAACTGCTGCTCGACGAAGGAACGGAGCTGCTGGAGCTTGGACTGTGGGCGGCTCATGGAATGTATGAGGAGTACGGCGGCGCTCCGGCGGCGGGAGTAGTGACCGGGCTGGGTCGGGTGAGTGGGCGATTGTGCATGATCGTCGCCAATGATGCGACGGTGAAGGCTGGCGCGTTCTTCCCGATGACCGCGAAGAAGGTATTGCGCGCGCAGACGATTGCTCTGGAGAACCGCATTCCCACGCTTTACCTGGTGGACTCCGCCGGGGTCTTCCTCCCCTTGCAGGAAGACGTCTTCCCCGATACGGACGACTTTGGCCGGGTCTTCCGCAACAACGCGGTGATGAGTTCGCTGGGGGTGCCGCAGATTACGGCGATCATGGGGATGTGCGTGGCCGGGGGCGCGTATCTTCCGGTGATGACCGATACGGTGCTGATGACAGAGGGCTCTGGGCTGTTTCTGGCGGGGCCGTCGCTGGTGCAGGCGGCGATTGGGCAAAAGACCGGCGCGGAGGAATTGGGCGGCGCTTCGATGCACTCGGAAATTTCAGGCACGGTGGACTTCAAGGAGCCGAATGATCATCTATGCATTGCCCGGCTGCGCTCTCTGGTGGGAAAGATCGGCTCGCCTGCTAAGGCTCCGTTCAGCATCGTGGAATACGACGCTGCAAGGGATGCGCCCAAGTACGCGGCTGAGGATTTATATGGGCTGATTGATCCTGATCCGGCGAAGGCGGCAACCAATGTATATGACATGCGCGAAGTCATTGCGCGGATCGTCGATCGCAGCGAATTCGATGAGTACAAGGCTGACTTTGGCCGAACGGTGTTATGTGGTTATGCGCGAATTGGCGGACGGGCAGTAGGAATCGTCGCCAACCAGAAGGTGCACCAGCAGCAGACGGCGCTCGACGGCAGCAAGCGGACGGAGTTTGGCGGCGTCATCTATACGGAAAGCGCGCAGAAGGCGGCGCGGTTCATCATGGATTGCAACCAGAGTCTGATTCCGTTGATATTTCTGCATGACGTGAACGGCTTCATGGTGGGCAAGGACGCGGAGTGGAGTGGCATCATTCGCGCGGGAGCGAAGATGGTCTCCGCGGTGAGCACAAGTGTGGTGCCGAAGATCACGGTCATCGTTGGCGGCAGCTTCGGGGCAGGGCACTATGCGATGTGCGGCAAGGCATATGATCCGCGATTCCTGTTCGCATGGCCCACGGCGCGGTACGCAGTGATGAGCGGGGCTTCGGCTGCCAATACTCTGGTCGAAGTGCGGGTGAAGCAGATGGAGCGCGGAGGAAAGGTGCTGACGGACGAGGACAGGAAGGCTCTGTATGACGAAATCAAGGCGACCTATGACGCGCAGGCCGATCCAAGGTATGGTGCGGCGCGGCTCTGGATTGATGCGATTATCGATCCTGCCCAGACGCGGCAGGTGTTGATGACAGCTCTGGAGGCGGCTAGTTTGAATCCTGAGGTGGCGAAGTTTAATCCCGGGGTGTTGCAGACATGA
- a CDS encoding glycosyltransferase family 2 protein translates to MSKYSIVVPFHNEEENVTTLYDRLKAIMEHVGDTFELVFVDDGSRDRTYRLLEEIAAVDSRVLVVKLRRNFGQTSALAAGFDHATGEFILAMDGDLQHDPNEIPTFLSKLEEGYDVVSGWRSHRGDNFIMRRIPSRAANWLMATLSGVNIHDFGTTFKAYRREVIQNIPLYGEMHRFIPALASWYGASICEIPISNPAREFGKSHYGISRTFRVFFDLLTIRFLLKYMTRPLHFFGTIGALGMATGSGLAIWLFILKLITGQPVMDQHGPIFVIAGILILAGIQMMGIGLLGELQVRHFFTAAHRAPYAVDRVIRLRSEESLLQ, encoded by the coding sequence GTGTCGAAATATTCCATTGTCGTGCCGTTTCATAACGAAGAAGAGAATGTCACCACGCTCTACGACCGCCTGAAGGCCATCATGGAGCATGTAGGCGACACATTCGAACTGGTCTTCGTCGATGACGGCTCCCGTGACCGCACCTATCGCCTGTTGGAAGAGATTGCGGCCGTAGATAGCCGCGTACTGGTCGTCAAGCTGCGCCGCAACTTTGGTCAGACTTCAGCGCTAGCCGCGGGCTTCGACCACGCTACGGGTGAGTTCATTCTCGCTATGGACGGCGACCTGCAGCACGATCCCAACGAGATCCCCACATTTCTCTCGAAGCTGGAGGAAGGCTACGACGTCGTAAGCGGCTGGCGTTCGCACCGGGGCGATAACTTCATCATGCGCCGAATTCCTTCGCGTGCCGCCAACTGGCTCATGGCGACCCTGAGCGGCGTCAACATCCACGACTTCGGCACTACCTTCAAGGCATACCGCCGCGAGGTCATCCAGAACATCCCCCTCTACGGCGAGATGCACCGCTTCATTCCGGCGCTCGCGTCCTGGTACGGAGCCAGCATCTGCGAAATTCCCATCTCAAACCCGGCACGCGAGTTCGGCAAGAGCCACTATGGCATCTCACGCACCTTCCGCGTGTTCTTCGATCTGCTGACCATCCGATTTCTACTGAAGTACATGACCCGCCCGCTGCACTTCTTCGGGACGATCGGAGCGCTTGGCATGGCCACTGGTTCCGGCCTTGCCATCTGGCTCTTCATCCTCAAGCTCATCACTGGGCAACCCGTCATGGACCAGCACGGCCCCATCTTTGTCATCGCCGGTATCCTCATTCTCGCGGGAATTCAGATGATGGGGATCGGCCTGCTTGGAGAGCTACAGGTGCGCCACTTCTTCACCGCCGCCCACCGCGCCCCTTATGCGGTGGACCGCGTCATTCGTCTGCGCTCTGAAGAGAGCCTGCTCCAGTAA
- the pncA gene encoding bifunctional nicotinamidase/pyrazinamidase produces MTITPQADDALLVIDVQNDFMPGGALPVTEGDQVVPIINALAKKFEHVILTQDWHPSEHISFAASHPNKKPFETIQAPYGAQTLWPEHCRQNTPGASFHPALDIPHAELILRKGFRRHIDSYSAFLENDHFTSTGLAGYLRERGLQRLFLCGLAYDFCVRFSAIDGTALGFECIVIEDATRPVNLPSSVSATNAALRAAGVERIHSRQIVA; encoded by the coding sequence ATGACTATCACCCCACAAGCCGACGACGCCCTTCTAGTCATCGACGTCCAAAACGACTTCATGCCTGGCGGGGCCTTGCCTGTTACCGAAGGCGATCAGGTAGTCCCCATCATCAATGCTCTCGCGAAAAAGTTCGAGCACGTCATCCTTACCCAGGACTGGCACCCCTCCGAGCACATCTCCTTCGCTGCCAGCCACCCAAACAAGAAGCCTTTCGAGACCATTCAGGCCCCCTACGGCGCGCAGACCCTCTGGCCCGAACACTGCCGACAGAACACCCCCGGCGCTTCATTCCACCCCGCCCTCGACATCCCGCACGCAGAACTCATCCTGCGCAAAGGCTTCCGCCGCCACATCGACAGCTACTCCGCCTTCCTCGAAAACGACCACTTCACCTCGACAGGCCTCGCCGGATATCTTCGCGAGCGCGGCCTCCAGCGACTCTTCCTCTGCGGCCTCGCCTATGACTTCTGCGTCCGATTCTCCGCCATCGACGGCACCGCCCTCGGCTTCGAGTGCATCGTCATCGAGGACGCCACTCGTCCCGTGAATTTGCCCAGCTCCGTCTCAGCGACCAACGCAGCCCTCCGCGCAGCGGGCGTCGAGCGCATCCACTCCCGGCAGATCGTCGCATGA
- a CDS encoding hydroxymethylglutaryl-CoA lyase translates to MSDAVKIIECPRDAWQGLPVHMSAEIKADYLRVLIATGFKHIDAVSFVSAAAVPQMADSEKVLEYLDPPDDVEIIGIVVNAKGAERAIKSGSVQTLGFPYSISPGFLQRNQNQTPEESLDALEQVGTLAYKAGLDVVAYISMAFGNPYGEAWDIDEVVAACDLLIDSGVRQISLADTVGLATPKQVVDVVAEVMAVHDAVEVGVHLHARYEGARELVRAAYGAGCRRFDTAIGGLGGCPFAQDALVGNLPTEMVLEELKALGAELPPMRPLDGLLAASAEISRKFGARVQ, encoded by the coding sequence ATGAGCGATGCAGTAAAGATTATTGAATGTCCCCGAGATGCATGGCAGGGTTTGCCGGTGCACATGTCGGCTGAGATAAAGGCAGACTATCTGCGAGTGTTGATCGCCACTGGTTTCAAGCATATCGACGCAGTGAGCTTTGTCTCCGCCGCGGCGGTACCGCAGATGGCGGACTCGGAGAAGGTGTTGGAGTACCTCGATCCGCCCGATGATGTCGAGATTATCGGCATCGTTGTGAATGCGAAAGGCGCGGAGCGGGCAATCAAGTCGGGGAGCGTGCAGACGCTGGGATTTCCGTATTCGATCTCGCCGGGATTCTTGCAACGCAATCAGAATCAGACGCCCGAAGAATCGCTCGATGCGCTGGAGCAGGTGGGCACGCTGGCGTACAAGGCGGGACTGGATGTGGTGGCGTATATCTCGATGGCGTTTGGGAATCCCTATGGGGAGGCCTGGGACATCGATGAGGTTGTCGCTGCCTGCGATCTGCTGATCGACAGCGGAGTGCGGCAGATATCGCTCGCGGATACCGTAGGACTTGCCACACCAAAGCAGGTTGTCGATGTAGTTGCCGAGGTAATGGCGGTGCACGATGCCGTGGAAGTGGGAGTTCATCTTCATGCCCGCTACGAGGGCGCGCGCGAGTTGGTACGGGCAGCGTATGGCGCGGGATGCAGGCGGTTCGATACGGCGATTGGCGGGCTGGGCGGCTGTCCGTTTGCGCAGGATGCGCTGGTGGGGAACCTTCCGACCGAGATGGTGTTAGAGGAGTTGAAGGCTCTGGGCGCGGAGTTGCCGCCGATGCGTCCTCTGGATGGTTTACTTGCGGCGAGTGCGGAGATTTCGCGTAAATTTGGTGCGAGAGTTCAGTGA
- a CDS encoding TonB-dependent receptor: protein MPAPLHRSAVASSLRALAALAAILLLAVPSSRAVIVRGTVTDPLGAAVAGARVQLIQGKSAIAVSLTGPDGSFEIRSTAPGRFLLLTSAATFTPNIGQDFYGGRTDVVTRDVTLEVASVTTSVTVTATGIPTPIQQVSSPITLIPASDLATQVGIVDDLRQSPGVAAVQTGQYGGATSLFVRGGNSTANKVLIDGIPAEDVGGVFDFGNVSSTGLSGLEFYRGPNSVLYGSDAGASVVSLKTPRGNSLHPVLNYSGDAGNFYTYRNEAALSGAWNRLDYYGAFSRFDSSNALPRDKYHSATSVANLGYNITANTQARLTLRNAVSASGLPSAHDFYGISSDGKQGDQDIYSGLTLENRALQSKWHNLVRYGIARKREQEHQFTNVGQPITYDFGSGPFTEYFGNVVTIRGANGYTATGQASFFLPNEDSVSNRDELYYQSDYTFTHHLTALFGFRYENERGSFVEPDFGEDEIIKRTNYQYTLQFQGDIKNRLFYSLGGAIEKNHLYGVAGTPRLGLACVPVRPGTGWFKGTKLRANVATGVQEPNLSTEFVSLYKQLELAGNTAAIDQYHIKPIDAERSRTYDVGIDQNILSQKLIFKAGYFHNIFDHQLEGVQSGALQQYFGLPPSVVSGIFSAYINSLAFRAQGLETELQYQPTRHIFLRGGYTYLNAVVIQSFSGDAIAANTGNPTENPNLPGIAIGAESPLIGARPFRRPPHTGFFSAQYTTSKFSAAFKGALASRADDSTYLDGFDPNFGNSLLLPNHNLDFGYAKLDANFLYAATHRVTVFSQLSNLLSQQHTGPIGYPGLPFTFRAGLKLRIGGN, encoded by the coding sequence ATGCCTGCACCCTTGCACCGCTCAGCGGTCGCGTCATCTCTGCGTGCGCTCGCCGCACTCGCCGCCATCCTTCTGCTCGCTGTTCCATCCAGTCGTGCCGTCATCGTTCGCGGCACCGTCACCGACCCACTCGGCGCAGCCGTAGCAGGAGCCCGCGTCCAACTTATTCAGGGCAAGAGCGCCATCGCCGTATCGCTTACCGGGCCGGACGGATCGTTCGAGATCCGCAGCACTGCTCCCGGGCGGTTCCTCCTGCTGACCTCTGCGGCCACCTTCACGCCCAACATCGGCCAGGACTTCTATGGCGGCCGCACCGACGTCGTCACCCGCGACGTCACGCTTGAAGTCGCCTCCGTCACCACCTCGGTCACGGTCACGGCGACGGGAATTCCGACGCCCATCCAGCAGGTAAGCTCGCCGATCACACTTATCCCGGCCTCCGACCTCGCCACTCAGGTTGGCATCGTCGATGACCTACGCCAGTCTCCTGGCGTCGCCGCTGTTCAGACCGGCCAGTACGGCGGAGCTACCTCGCTCTTCGTCCGAGGCGGAAATTCCACCGCAAATAAGGTCCTCATCGACGGCATCCCCGCAGAAGATGTTGGCGGCGTCTTCGACTTTGGCAATGTCTCCAGCACGGGTCTCTCCGGGCTTGAGTTCTATCGCGGTCCGAACAGTGTGCTCTACGGCTCCGATGCCGGAGCCTCTGTTGTCAGCCTCAAGACGCCGCGCGGTAACTCTCTTCACCCTGTGCTCAACTACTCCGGCGACGCAGGCAACTTCTACACCTATCGCAACGAAGCCGCTCTCAGCGGTGCATGGAACCGCCTCGACTATTACGGAGCCTTCTCGCGCTTCGACAGCTCCAACGCGCTGCCTCGCGACAAGTATCACTCCGCCACCTCGGTCGCTAACCTTGGCTATAACATTACGGCGAACACGCAGGCCCGCCTCACGTTGCGCAACGCCGTCTCGGCCAGTGGCCTGCCCAGCGCGCATGACTTTTACGGCATCTCCAGCGATGGCAAGCAGGGAGACCAGGACATCTACTCCGGCCTCACCCTCGAAAACCGCGCCCTCCAAAGCAAATGGCACAACCTCGTTCGCTACGGCATCGCCCGCAAGCGCGAGCAGGAGCACCAGTTCACTAACGTCGGTCAGCCCATCACCTACGACTTCGGCAGCGGCCCCTTCACCGAATACTTCGGCAACGTCGTCACCATTCGCGGAGCCAACGGCTACACCGCTACCGGACAGGCCTCCTTCTTCCTGCCCAATGAAGACTCCGTCTCCAACCGCGACGAACTTTATTACCAGTCCGACTACACCTTCACCCATCACCTCACCGCGCTCTTCGGTTTCCGGTACGAGAACGAGCGCGGCAGCTTCGTCGAGCCCGACTTCGGCGAGGACGAGATCATAAAGCGCACCAACTACCAGTACACCCTCCAGTTTCAGGGCGACATCAAGAATCGCCTCTTCTACTCGCTCGGCGGAGCGATTGAAAAGAACCACCTCTACGGCGTGGCAGGAACCCCGCGCCTCGGTCTCGCCTGCGTTCCCGTTCGCCCCGGCACCGGCTGGTTCAAAGGCACCAAGCTCCGCGCCAACGTGGCCACCGGTGTTCAGGAGCCCAACCTTTCAACCGAGTTCGTGAGCCTGTACAAGCAGTTGGAACTTGCCGGTAACACAGCCGCAATCGATCAGTACCACATCAAACCCATTGACGCCGAGCGCTCCCGTACCTACGACGTTGGCATCGATCAGAACATACTCAGCCAGAAGCTGATCTTCAAGGCAGGCTACTTCCACAACATCTTCGACCACCAGTTGGAAGGCGTGCAGTCCGGTGCGCTGCAGCAATACTTCGGCCTGCCGCCCAGCGTCGTCTCCGGCATCTTCTCGGCCTACATCAACTCGCTGGCTTTTCGCGCTCAGGGCCTCGAAACCGAGTTGCAATACCAGCCCACCCGCCACATCTTTCTGCGTGGAGGCTATACCTACCTCAATGCCGTGGTTATCCAGTCCTTCTCTGGTGATGCGATCGCGGCCAACACCGGAAACCCCACGGAGAATCCGAATCTCCCCGGCATCGCGATCGGTGCGGAAAGCCCCCTGATTGGAGCCCGTCCCTTCCGTCGGCCGCCACATACCGGCTTCTTCAGCGCGCAGTATACGACCAGCAAATTCTCCGCAGCCTTCAAGGGTGCCCTCGCCAGCCGCGCCGATGACTCCACGTACCTGGACGGATTCGATCCTAACTTCGGCAACAGCCTCCTGCTTCCCAATCACAACCTCGACTTCGGCTACGCGAAGCTGGACGCAAACTTCCTCTACGCCGCCACGCACCGCGTCACCGTCTTTAGCCAGCTAAGCAATCTCCTCAGCCAGCAGCACACCGGTCCCATCGGCTATCCCGGCCTGCCGTTCACCTTCCGCGCCGGCCTCAAACTGAGAATCGGGGGCAACTAG
- a CDS encoding quinone oxidoreductase yields MQAIQILATGGPEVLTLRDLPTPTPGPGEALVRLEASGVNFIDVYFREGRYPAKLPYTLGQEAAGTVVATGDNVTMVKAGDRVAWCGVPGTYAQLAVAPADRLVQIPEAVTFQQAAGAMLQGMTAHYLAHSTYPIRRGDEVLIHAGAGGVGLLLTQMAKSLGARVFTTVSSEEKAALSRAAGADEVILYTQEDFAAKIKKQAPKGLNAVYDSVGKSTFDKSLEVLRPRGTLVLFGGSSGAVPPFDLIKLSALGSLYITRPTLKDYIATRQDLELRATAVLNSIADGTLKLRLEHTYPLTDAAHAHRDLESRITTGKLLLIP; encoded by the coding sequence ATGCAAGCCATCCAGATCCTCGCCACCGGCGGTCCCGAAGTTCTCACCCTCCGCGATCTACCTACTCCAACCCCCGGTCCCGGCGAAGCCCTCGTTCGACTCGAAGCCTCCGGCGTCAATTTCATCGACGTCTACTTTCGCGAGGGCCGATATCCCGCGAAACTTCCCTACACTCTCGGCCAGGAGGCAGCCGGAACTGTCGTCGCGACTGGAGATAACGTCACCATGGTAAAGGCGGGTGACCGCGTGGCCTGGTGCGGCGTTCCCGGAACCTACGCGCAACTGGCGGTAGCTCCCGCCGATCGCCTCGTCCAAATCCCTGAAGCGGTTACCTTCCAGCAGGCCGCAGGAGCCATGCTGCAGGGCATGACCGCCCACTACCTCGCCCACTCCACCTACCCCATTCGCCGCGGCGACGAAGTCCTCATCCACGCGGGCGCCGGAGGCGTAGGACTGCTTCTCACCCAGATGGCAAAGTCCCTCGGTGCCCGCGTGTTCACCACCGTCTCCAGCGAAGAGAAAGCTGCCCTCTCACGCGCTGCCGGGGCCGACGAAGTGATTCTCTATACCCAGGAAGACTTCGCCGCGAAGATCAAAAAGCAAGCCCCCAAGGGTCTCAACGCTGTCTATGATTCGGTGGGTAAATCTACCTTCGACAAGTCGCTCGAAGTCCTCCGGCCTCGCGGTACGCTCGTGCTCTTCGGCGGCTCCAGCGGCGCGGTTCCACCCTTCGACCTAATTAAGCTCTCCGCCCTCGGCTCGCTCTACATCACCCGGCCCACGCTCAAGGATTACATCGCCACCCGGCAGGACCTCGAACTCCGCGCCACTGCAGTCCTCAACTCCATCGCCGACGGCACACTCAAGCTCCGCCTCGAACACACCTATCCCCTGACGGACGCCGCTCACGCCCACCGCGACCTCGAATCCCGCATCACTACGGGCAAGCTGCTCCTCATCCCATAA
- a CDS encoding SDR family oxidoreductase, whose product MSSQEKKIALITGANRGLGLETARQLGAQGITVLLAARDLAKAEAAASTLKKEGIDARPIKLDVDNPADYAAVAKAIEKDFGVLDILVNNAGVFLDNRGPNQTSTTSDKVLRKTFDTNFFAVVALTQALLPLLRKSKAGRIVNLSSILGSLTLHAKKGSYVYDAKTFAYDASKAALNSFTIHLAHELANTNIKVNSAHPGWVKTEMGGEGAMMEIEDGVKTSVQLATLPEDGPTGGYFHMGEALPW is encoded by the coding sequence ATGAGTTCACAAGAAAAAAAGATTGCGCTGATTACCGGCGCCAACCGCGGCCTTGGGCTGGAGACGGCACGGCAACTGGGCGCGCAGGGCATCACGGTTTTGCTGGCTGCTCGCGATCTCGCCAAGGCCGAGGCGGCTGCATCCACCCTAAAAAAAGAGGGAATTGACGCCCGTCCGATAAAGCTGGATGTCGATAACCCGGCGGATTATGCTGCTGTGGCCAAGGCCATCGAAAAGGATTTCGGTGTGCTGGACATTCTCGTGAACAATGCGGGAGTCTTCCTGGACAACCGTGGCCCGAACCAGACGAGCACAACCTCAGATAAAGTTTTGCGGAAGACCTTCGATACCAATTTCTTTGCAGTGGTCGCTTTGACGCAGGCGTTGCTGCCGTTGCTGCGGAAGAGCAAGGCAGGACGCATCGTGAACTTGTCCAGCATTCTGGGTTCCCTGACGCTTCACGCCAAGAAGGGCTCGTACGTCTACGATGCGAAGACCTTTGCCTACGATGCCTCGAAGGCGGCGTTGAACTCTTTCACGATCCACCTCGCGCATGAGCTTGCAAATACCAACATCAAGGTGAACTCGGCGCATCCTGGCTGGGTAAAGACTGAGATGGGTGGAGAAGGCGCAATGATGGAAATTGAAGATGGCGTGAAGACTTCGGTGCAGTTGGCTACGCTGCCGGAGGACGGTCCTACGGGTGGCTATTTTCATATGGGAGAGGCGCTTCCCTGGTAA
- a CDS encoding enoyl-CoA hydratase-related protein, producing the protein MSYKTILVAEESAIRTITLNRPERRNAMTPQMQEELLAAMREAATGSCRVVVLAGAGAAFCAGLDLSSLQEMNNKSIEEHTTDADRVARLFRSIFELPKPTIAAVHGAAIAGGAGLATICDFTLAVHGAKFGYTEVKIGFVPALVSAFLTLQIGDKRARDLLLTGRLFPAEEAHRLGLVNEVLHPEDLRARTRELARCLATNSPESMAATKRLLAAQNKAWLDTAIEYAMAANAEARTTQDFREGVSSFLEKRKPVWAKTDRG; encoded by the coding sequence ATGAGCTACAAAACGATCCTGGTTGCGGAAGAGAGTGCAATTCGAACGATCACGCTGAACCGCCCTGAGCGGCGCAATGCGATGACTCCGCAGATGCAGGAGGAGTTGCTGGCTGCCATGCGGGAGGCAGCTACGGGCAGTTGCCGCGTAGTGGTACTCGCGGGCGCGGGCGCAGCGTTTTGCGCGGGACTCGATCTGAGTTCGTTGCAGGAGATGAATAATAAGTCGATCGAGGAACATACGACAGATGCGGATCGCGTGGCCCGCCTCTTTCGCTCGATCTTTGAGCTGCCCAAGCCGACGATCGCGGCGGTGCATGGCGCGGCGATAGCCGGTGGCGCGGGGTTGGCGACGATCTGCGATTTCACGCTTGCCGTGCACGGTGCGAAGTTCGGATATACCGAGGTGAAGATCGGCTTTGTGCCGGCGCTGGTATCGGCGTTCTTGACGCTGCAGATCGGTGATAAGCGGGCGCGAGACCTGCTGTTGACGGGCAGGTTATTTCCCGCGGAAGAGGCACATCGCCTGGGACTGGTGAATGAGGTACTGCATCCGGAGGATCTGCGCGCTCGTACCCGGGAGCTTGCGCGATGTTTAGCCACAAATAGTCCGGAGTCGATGGCTGCGACGAAACGACTGCTGGCCGCGCAGAATAAAGCATGGCTCGATACAGCAATTGAGTATGCAATGGCGGCAAACGCCGAAGCCAGAACGACACAGGATTTTCGTGAAGGTGTTTCATCGTTTCTGGAGAAGCGTAAGCCGGTCTGGGCGAAGACCGACCGCGGATGA
- a CDS encoding thioesterase family protein — protein MTNPVTEKPSIGETRVRVRYAETDQMGVVYHANYLIWFEVGRVEFIRQLGLDYKSMEREEGCGIAVVDVSARYKAPARYDDELIVHTRLVAARGALVRFAYRIARVADGVLLCEGETVHVVVGPDMKKRSLPQKYAERFAAHLIS, from the coding sequence ATGACTAATCCTGTAACTGAAAAGCCATCGATCGGTGAGACACGCGTGCGCGTGCGGTACGCGGAGACCGACCAGATGGGCGTGGTGTACCACGCAAATTATTTGATCTGGTTTGAAGTGGGGCGAGTGGAGTTCATTCGCCAATTGGGGCTGGACTACAAATCCATGGAGCGCGAGGAAGGCTGTGGAATCGCGGTCGTCGACGTATCGGCGCGATATAAGGCTCCCGCTCGCTATGACGATGAATTGATCGTGCACACGCGGCTGGTTGCGGCTCGTGGCGCTCTGGTGCGGTTTGCGTACAGGATTGCGCGTGTGGCGGATGGCGTTTTGCTATGCGAAGGGGAGACGGTGCACGTCGTGGTTGGGCCCGATATGAAAAAACGATCTCTTCCTCAGAAATATGCGGAACGTTTTGCGGCGCACCTCATCTCATAG